One region of Pagrus major chromosome 7, Pma_NU_1.0 genomic DNA includes:
- the dalrd3 gene encoding DALR anticodon-binding domain-containing protein 3: MENIEESSPLRITPTVRALSSALRGKRENVSDSSRENGERIFPDPEKLWFKESSAKNLRNRDFLSPTTMLNTLYADGQVPPAVMSRVLSLRGSGVLPVAGGEVMCEGLRVRVDRAAAFRAVLAGGATEYLKPSSQRQGCVVLNCPALHPKPNTPTPDTLTLGQLRTVLLADHMGALLRRQGFAVSYCPTLPEDSDIITFLRSLGIDWPTTPANWTNKEREEKIQEALENSTYRERETERGRRTSGGGGRKVEEGENEGALRVNLKRVFQEEGLLGYDPSLGTCTVHSDSVSHLAQLDLATADCSVTMATALHVTSCQDEFRQQQIAVLWRATGATHTQRHLVCGPVKTPGSHLTAAQYLQLRRGQMKEASEMKYGDQVEGQTWDDIIRVMTSATVRFELLSTVHTSPVTLDVQREGGVSTKGPRGGVFVMYNCARLHTLFDSYERGVEKGLYPEIPEGSQLDFSALKEEGEWLLLFNYLITFSELLDQSGQAIDCEGGGARVNIKTEQICKFLVSLSKDFSSYYNRVHVLGEPLPHLFNQMFSRLYLLRALRELYHSALDTLNLPPIRQL, encoded by the exons ATGGAGAATATCGAGGAGTCTTCGCCCCTCCGGATCACTCCCACCGTCCGGGCGCTGAGCTCCGCACTTCGGGGGAAGCGTGAAAATGTCTCCGACTCGAGCCGGGAAAACGGCGAGAGGATATTCCCCGACCCGGAGAAGCTTTGGTTTAAGGAGAGCAGCGCTAAAAATCTGCGTAACAGGGACTTCTTGTCGCCGACCACGATGCTCAACACGCTGTATGCGGACGGGCAG GTCCCACCAGCAGTGATGTCCAGGGTCCTGTCCCTCCGTGGCAGTGGGGTTCTCCCTGTGGCTGGCGGGGAGGTCATGTGCGAGGGGCTGAGGGTGAGGGTGGATCGGGCTGCAGCCTTCAGGGCCGTCCTGGCAGGAGGAGCCACAGAGTACCTGAAGCCCTCGAGTCAGAGGCAAGGCTGTGTGGTGCTGAACTGCCCCGCGTTGCATCCTAAACCCAACACACCCACCCCTGATACACTGACTTTGGGCCAGCTGAGGACTGTTCTGTTGGCTGACCACATGGGGGCGCTGTTGAGAAGACAGGG GTTCGCAGTGTCCTACTGCCCCACGCTTCCTGAAGACAGCGACATCATCACCTTTCTCCGATCTCTGGGCATTGATTGGCCAACAACCCCAGCCAACTGGACCAACAAGGAGCGAGAGGAAAAGATTCAGGAGGCGCTGGAGAACTCCAcctacagagagagggaaacagaaagaggCAGGAGGACcagcggaggaggagggaggaaggtcGAGGAGGGGGAGAACGAGGGAGCACTCCGGGTCAACCTGAAACGAGTGTTCCAGGAGGAGGGGCTGCTGGGATACGACCCCAGCCTTGGTACCTGCACAG TACACAGCGACAGTGTTTCCCACCTGGCTCAACTGGACCTCGCCACAGCCGACTGCTCA GTAACCATGGCAACTGCGTTACATGTGACTTCCTGTCAGGATGAGTTCCGCCAGCAGCAGATAGCAGTGCTGTGGAGAGCCACTGGAGCGACACATACACAG agacatCTGGTGTGCGGGCCTGTGAAGACACCTGGTTCTCACCTCACTGCTGCACAGTACCTGCA gctGAGAAGAGGTCAGATGAAGGAGGCCTCAGAGATGAAGTATGGAGATCAAGTAGAAG GTCAGACATgggatgacatcatcagagtcATGACCTCTGCCACTGTCAGATTTGAGCTGCTGTCAACGGTCCACACAAGTCCT GTGACACTGGACGTCCAGAGGGAAGGAGGCGTGTCCACCAAAGGGCCCAGAGGAGGAGTGTTCGTGATGTATAACTGTGCCAGACTGCACACTTTGTTCGACAGCTACGAGAGAGGAGTGGAGAAGG GTCTGTACCCAGAAATCCCTGAAGGCTCCCAGCTAGACTTCTCTGCTCTGAAAGAAGAG GGCGAGTGGCTTCTCCTGTTCAATTACCTCATTACGTTCTCTGAGCTGCTGGACCAATCAGGACAAGCGATAGACTGTGAAGGGGGAGGGGCCAGAGTCAATATTAAGACTGAACAG ATCTGTAAATTCCTCGTGTCTCTCAGTAAAGACTTCAGCTCGTACTACAACAGAGTCCATGTGCTGGGG GAGCCGTTGCCTCATCTCTTCAACCAGATGTTTAGTCGTCTGTATCTGTTAAGAGCCTTGAGAGAGCTCTACCACAGCGCTCTGGACACCCTTAACCTTCCCCCCATCAGGCAACTATAG
- the LOC141000044 gene encoding uncharacterized protein — translation MTKLLADRGVYRTHMQVISKLKALRKQYSKYHQQKIRCGADRVDWPLYEQCHRAFGKASSSNPAKRKRSPSPPSAPSPPPPPLPPPSPPGICEKHDEVVVSLWDEVEETEMNKRLEPVEAEDDEDEQYSPSDHTEPITVNHQTDHQWRKRTDQSVHKVPTKRKKASMMDSVTTLVSATVAQLREMDAAMQAQEDARLQKLMDHEKEMQNNLMNQLVAMHERLNRENHERHIELVDTILSRLPSPSPSSGP, via the exons ATGACCAAACTGCTGGCGGACAGGGGGGTGTACAGGACTCACATGCAGGTGATCAGCAAACTGAAGGCGCTGAGGAAGCAGTACTCCAAGTATCACCAGCAGAAGATCCGCTGCGGCGCCGACCGCGTCGACTGGCCGTTATATGAGCAGTGCCACAGGGCTTTCGGGAAGGCCTCCTCCAGCAACCCGGCGAAACGAAAGCGGAGTCCTTCGCCCCCCTCCGCACCCTCACCCCCGCCGCcaccccttcctcctccctctccgcCTGGCATCTGTGAGAAGCATGATGAGGTTGTAGTCAGCCTCTGGGACGAAGTCGAAGAGACGGAGATGAACAAGCGTCTGGAGCCGGTGGAGGCGGAGGACGACGAGGATGAGCAGTACAGCCCATCAGACCACACAGAGCCCATTACCGTCA ACCATCAAACTGACCACCAGTGGAGGAAACGCACGGACCAGTCAG TGCACAAAGTCCcaacaaagaggaagaaagcaTCAATGATGGACAGCGTCACCACACTGGTGTCTGCGACAGTCGCCCAGCTCAGAGAGATGGACGCCGCCATGCAGGCGCAGGAGGACGCCCGGCTACAGAAGCTGATGGACCACGAGAAGGAGATGCAGAACAATCTAATGAATCAGCTGGTTGCCATGCATGAACGGCTCAACCGAGAAAACCACGAGAGACACATTGAACTCGTGGACACGATACTCTCTAGGttaccttcaccttcaccatcgTCAGGTCCGTGA